In the genome of Monodelphis domestica isolate mMonDom1 chromosome 2, mMonDom1.pri, whole genome shotgun sequence, one region contains:
- the SRSF3 gene encoding serine/arginine-rich splicing factor 3 isoform X2, producing the protein MHRDSCPLDCKVYVGNLGNNGNKTELERAFGYYGPLRSVWVARNPPGFAFVEFEDPRDAADAVRELDGRTLCGCRVRVELSNGEKRSRNRGPPPSWGRRPRDDYRRRSPPPRRRHCCLEAICISSNLQHDFYRTEFTC; encoded by the exons ATGCATCGAGACTCTTGTCCACTGGATTGTAAGGTTTATGTAGGTAACCTTGGTAACAATGGCAACAAGACTGAATTGGAGAGAGCATTTGGATATTATGGACCACTCCGAAGTGTGTGGGTTGCAAGAAATCCTCCCGGCTTTGCTTTTGTTGAATTTGAAGATCCCAGAGATGCAGCTGATGCTGTTAGAGagctagatggaag AACACTTTGTGGCTGCCGGGTAAGAGTGGAACTGTCGAATGGTGAAAAAAGAAGTCGTAATCGTGGTCCACCACCGTCTTGGGGTCGTCGCCCAAGGGATGATTATCGGAGAAGAAGTCCTCCACCCCGCCGCAG GCATTGTTGTCTGGAAGCTATCTGCATCTCCTCAAATCTCCAACATGATTTCTACAGGACTGAATTTACCTGTTAA